In Mycobacterium stomatepiae, the following are encoded in one genomic region:
- a CDS encoding SDR family NAD(P)-dependent oxidoreductase, with amino-acid sequence MVKWTAADIPDQRGRVAVITGANTGLGYETAAALAEHGAHVVLAVRNLDKGKQAAARIIDRSPHADVALQELDLTSLASVRAAAEELRSAHDRIDMLINNAGVMWTPKRTTKDGFELQFGTNHLGHFAFTGLLLDRLLPVAGSRVVTVSSMGHRILVDIHFDDLQWERGYNRVAAYGQAKLANLLFTYELQRHLAPLGTTIAVAAHPGGSRTELTRNLPPLLERVATPTFGLISQDAAAGALPQLRAATDPGVLGGQYYGPDGFGELRGAPKVVASSDKSHDLERQRRLWTVSEERTGVVYPFD; translated from the coding sequence ACCGCGGCCGCGCTCGCCGAGCACGGCGCCCACGTGGTGCTGGCGGTGCGCAATCTCGACAAGGGCAAGCAAGCCGCCGCCCGCATCATCGACCGGAGTCCGCACGCCGACGTCGCGCTGCAGGAACTCGACCTGACGTCGCTGGCGTCGGTCCGGGCTGCCGCGGAGGAGCTGCGGTCCGCACACGACCGCATCGACATGCTGATCAACAACGCGGGCGTGATGTGGACGCCGAAGCGGACCACCAAAGACGGCTTCGAGCTGCAGTTCGGCACCAACCACCTCGGCCACTTCGCCTTCACCGGCCTGCTGCTGGACCGGCTGCTGCCGGTCGCCGGGTCGCGCGTTGTGACCGTCAGCAGCATGGGCCACCGTATCCTCGTCGACATTCACTTCGACGATCTGCAATGGGAGCGCGGCTACAACCGGGTCGCGGCCTACGGGCAGGCCAAGCTGGCCAATCTGCTCTTCACCTACGAGCTGCAGCGACACCTGGCGCCGCTGGGCACAACGATCGCCGTGGCGGCTCACCCCGGCGGTTCGCGCACCGAGCTCACCCGCAACCTGCCGCCACTGCTCGAGCGCGTCGCGACTCCGACGTTCGGCCTGATCTCGCAGGATGCGGCCGCCGGCGCGCTGCCACAACTGCGCGCCGCCACCGACCCGGGCGTGCTGGGCGGGCAGTACTACGGACCCGACGGCTTCGGTGAACTGCGGGGCGCCCCGAAAGTGGTTGCATCCAGCGACAAGTCGCATGATCTCGAGCGGCAGCGCCGGTTGTGGACGGTCTCCGAGGAGCGCACCGGCGTGGTGTATCCGTTCGACTGA
- a CDS encoding M24 family metallopeptidase produces the protein MLSRLPVSIARVEAPEELREEERVERLLDAQAKAAQLFDEIERRAMIRPGEGEKTLSDEIRDLAAEMFGVTRHWHRRIVRAGENTLLPFKEHPPDRVIAADDIAFLDLGPIFEEWEADFGRTFVLGDDPAKSAVREALPRVWQAGRDYFDNNPEVSGAELFDYVVGVAGAEGFGWGSAIAGHLVGEFPHKKISGDGAQWYITPGSHKPLRRPDAGGRPCHWILEIHLVDRPRGFGGFYEQLLDLP, from the coding sequence ATGCTTTCCAGACTGCCAGTTAGCATCGCGAGGGTGGAGGCCCCCGAAGAGTTGCGAGAAGAGGAGCGCGTCGAGCGCCTCCTCGACGCCCAAGCGAAGGCCGCTCAGCTGTTCGACGAGATCGAACGACGTGCGATGATTCGCCCCGGCGAGGGAGAGAAGACGTTATCCGACGAGATCCGCGACTTGGCCGCCGAGATGTTCGGCGTGACGCGGCATTGGCACCGGCGGATAGTGCGAGCCGGCGAGAACACCTTGCTGCCCTTCAAGGAACACCCGCCGGACCGGGTGATCGCCGCGGACGACATCGCGTTCCTGGATCTGGGGCCCATCTTCGAGGAGTGGGAGGCCGACTTCGGGCGCACCTTTGTGCTCGGCGACGACCCGGCCAAAAGTGCTGTCCGCGAAGCGCTTCCGCGGGTGTGGCAGGCCGGGCGTGACTACTTCGACAATAACCCCGAGGTCAGCGGCGCCGAGTTGTTCGACTACGTCGTCGGCGTCGCCGGCGCCGAGGGTTTCGGGTGGGGCAGCGCGATCGCCGGCCATCTGGTGGGCGAGTTCCCGCACAAGAAAATCTCCGGCGACGGCGCCCAGTGGTACATCACGCCCGGCTCGCACAAGCCCCTACGGCGCCCAGACGCCGGCGGGCGGCCTTGCCACTGGATCCTGGAGATCCATCTTGTCGACCGCCCGCGCGGTTTTGGCGGCTTCTACGAGCAGCTGCTCGATCTGCCGTAG
- a CDS encoding cupin domain-containing protein — protein MSLVVPPYPPPRYTADEPQVSAWLKRADSPPDYENAGVKYHYLANQRATAGDYGLYRVDIAPAGGGPPAHFHRAMSEAFFVLSGTMKLYDGTDWTDGGPGDFLYVPPGGIHGFHNEADEPASILMLFAPGAPREAYFEGFAALADMTDDERSEWYIRHDNYWI, from the coding sequence ATGTCCCTTGTCGTTCCGCCGTATCCGCCACCCCGCTACACCGCCGACGAGCCACAGGTCAGCGCCTGGCTCAAACGGGCCGACTCCCCGCCGGACTACGAGAACGCCGGCGTCAAATATCACTACCTCGCCAACCAGCGGGCCACCGCCGGCGACTACGGCCTGTACCGGGTCGACATCGCCCCGGCCGGCGGCGGTCCCCCGGCCCACTTCCACCGGGCCATGTCGGAGGCTTTCTTCGTGCTGTCGGGGACGATGAAGCTCTACGACGGCACCGACTGGACCGACGGCGGTCCGGGTGACTTCCTCTACGTCCCGCCCGGCGGAATCCACGGCTTCCACAACGAGGCCGACGAACCCGCGTCGATCCTGATGCTGTTCGCACCCGGCGCGCCGCGCGAGGCCTACTTCGAGGGCTTCGCCGCGCTGGCCGACATGACCGACGACGAACGCAGCGAGTGGTACATCCGGCACGACAACTACTGGATCTGA